One Spirochaeta africana DSM 8902 genomic window carries:
- the lpdA gene encoding dihydrolipoyl dehydrogenase — MSENQNYDYDVVIIGAGPGGYVAAIRANQLGLKPVVIEKDKPGGVCLNIGCIPSKSLIHQADVFRHRADLAGMGLKIDESGFDYSSVFKKSRAAAQRLSKGVQSLLKKNKVEYVNGEARITGPHEVTVDGDKKISGKAILIATGSRPREIPGFEFDEKQILSSTGALMLEKLPKSLVIMGAGAIGMEFAFVMNAFGVEVTVVELLDRVLPLEDEETAAVIAKDFEKSGITMLTGTKATGLKKGKTLEITVQDKDGKESTLKSEKLLVAVGRAPNTEGLGLEEVGVTLDRGFVRVGDYYRSSVDSIFAIGDVTSSPLLAHVASKEGEIAIEYLAGHHPEARIDPLLIPSAVYCEPQIGSFGYTEAKAKEAGVAYKTAVFPYRGAGKAVAIEQPEGLVKLLFNPETKAIIGGHVVGSAATELIHEILLAAKAELLPEDIATMVHAHPTISEAVMESARQAEGWAIHF; from the coding sequence ATGAGTGAAAACCAGAACTATGACTATGACGTGGTGATTATCGGGGCCGGACCCGGCGGCTATGTGGCCGCCATCCGTGCCAATCAGCTGGGGTTGAAGCCGGTGGTCATCGAAAAGGACAAACCCGGCGGGGTCTGTCTGAACATTGGCTGTATTCCCAGTAAATCGCTGATTCATCAGGCTGATGTCTTTCGCCATCGTGCCGATCTGGCCGGGATGGGGCTCAAGATTGATGAATCCGGTTTTGACTACTCCAGTGTGTTCAAGAAGTCCCGGGCTGCTGCCCAGCGATTGAGCAAAGGGGTGCAGTCGCTGCTCAAGAAGAACAAGGTTGAGTATGTGAACGGTGAAGCCAGAATCACTGGTCCCCATGAGGTAACCGTTGACGGAGATAAGAAGATATCCGGGAAGGCAATCCTGATTGCCACCGGTTCCCGTCCGCGCGAGATTCCCGGTTTCGAGTTTGACGAAAAGCAGATTCTTTCCAGTACCGGCGCACTGATGCTGGAAAAGCTTCCCAAAAGCCTGGTTATCATGGGTGCCGGCGCTATCGGTATGGAGTTTGCCTTTGTCATGAATGCCTTCGGGGTAGAGGTGACCGTGGTTGAACTGCTGGACCGCGTGCTGCCGCTGGAGGATGAGGAGACCGCGGCGGTGATCGCCAAGGATTTCGAGAAATCCGGGATCACCATGCTGACCGGCACCAAGGCGACCGGTCTCAAGAAGGGTAAAACCCTCGAGATCACGGTGCAGGACAAGGACGGCAAGGAATCCACCCTCAAGTCCGAGAAGTTGCTGGTGGCAGTCGGGCGTGCGCCAAACACCGAAGGTCTCGGGCTCGAAGAGGTCGGGGTTACCCTTGATCGCGGTTTTGTCCGGGTGGGTGATTACTACCGCAGTTCGGTGGACAGTATCTTTGCCATCGGCGATGTTACCAGCTCGCCGCTGCTGGCGCATGTTGCCAGCAAGGAGGGCGAGATTGCCATTGAGTACCTTGCCGGCCATCATCCCGAGGCACGGATTGACCCCCTGCTGATACCGTCTGCGGTATACTGCGAGCCGCAGATCGGCAGCTTCGGATACACCGAGGCCAAGGCCAAGGAGGCCGGGGTGGCCTACAAGACGGCGGTTTTTCCCTACCGCGGTGCGGGGAAAGCAGTGGCCATAGAGCAGCCGGAAGGACTGGTCAAACTCCTGTTCAATCCCGAGACCAAGGCCATCATTGGCGGTCATGTCGTTGGCAGTGCGGCGACCGAGCTTATACACGAAATCCTGCTGGCCGCGAAGGCCGAGCTGCTGCCGGAAGACATTGCTACCATGGTGCATGCTCACCCGACCATCAGCGAAGCAGTGATGGAATCGGCCCGCCAGGCCGAGGGCTGGGCGATCCACTTCTGA
- a CDS encoding dihydrolipoamide acetyltransferase family protein, with protein MAEPILMTALSPTMEDGTIVAWSKNEGDEISAGDVLCEVETDKATMDYESTQDGVLLKILLGEGSSAKVGDPIGILGEAGEDVADLEKELKAQAKSGGDSSGSADSTEAAGSEAKDAPKADASATDTGSAGGDAASSAGSDRGDAAAQRGGARKAGGPTAGSSELPESDRSIKASPLARKLAASRNIDLRMIQGSGPGGRIVKADIESANPAHLTPQAPAGGGAAAAAGAPVMADREEPVAGKRKVIARRLSESKFSAPHYYLKSTAEMDSLIAARSMLNRELPEKVGFNAFMIKFAAEALKRHPEVNASWQEDSIRYFGSIDIGLAVDLGNGLITPIVRNCGAKGVTQIDAELKELIEKARSNSLQPDEYSGATFSISNLGSFGVDEFTAIINPPGAAILALGQTRKTPVVGENDQIRVASTMTMSLSCDHRVIDGALAGRFIHELTRMIESPVRVLF; from the coding sequence ATGGCAGAACCAATCTTGATGACGGCACTGTCTCCCACTATGGAAGACGGTACCATTGTAGCATGGAGTAAAAACGAGGGTGATGAAATCAGCGCTGGCGATGTCCTGTGCGAGGTCGAGACCGATAAAGCCACCATGGACTATGAGTCTACCCAGGACGGGGTACTGCTCAAGATCCTGCTGGGCGAGGGCAGCTCGGCCAAGGTCGGCGACCCGATCGGCATACTCGGCGAGGCCGGGGAGGATGTTGCCGACCTGGAGAAGGAACTCAAGGCCCAGGCCAAGTCCGGCGGTGATTCGTCCGGATCCGCTGACAGCACGGAAGCTGCCGGCAGCGAGGCCAAGGATGCACCCAAAGCAGATGCCTCGGCAACGGATACAGGCTCTGCCGGGGGCGATGCAGCCTCCAGCGCTGGATCCGACCGTGGCGATGCAGCAGCTCAGCGCGGCGGTGCCCGGAAAGCCGGTGGTCCGACTGCCGGCAGCAGCGAACTGCCGGAGAGCGATCGCTCGATTAAGGCCAGCCCGCTGGCGCGCAAACTGGCCGCCAGTCGTAACATTGATCTGCGCATGATCCAGGGCAGCGGCCCCGGCGGGCGCATCGTCAAGGCCGATATCGAGAGTGCCAACCCGGCACACCTGACCCCGCAGGCTCCGGCCGGGGGTGGGGCGGCTGCAGCAGCCGGAGCTCCGGTAATGGCCGACCGCGAGGAACCGGTTGCCGGCAAGCGCAAGGTGATTGCGCGCCGACTGAGCGAAAGCAAGTTCTCGGCACCGCACTACTACCTGAAATCGACTGCCGAGATGGACTCCCTGATTGCGGCCCGCAGTATGCTGAATCGGGAGCTGCCGGAAAAGGTCGGCTTCAATGCCTTCATGATCAAGTTCGCCGCCGAGGCGCTCAAGCGCCATCCGGAGGTCAATGCATCGTGGCAGGAGGACAGCATCCGCTACTTCGGCAGCATCGACATCGGGCTGGCGGTAGATCTGGGCAATGGCTTGATTACCCCGATTGTGCGCAACTGCGGTGCCAAGGGTGTTACCCAGATTGACGCTGAGCTGAAGGAGCTTATCGAGAAGGCCCGCAGCAACAGTCTGCAGCCGGACGAATATAGCGGTGCGACCTTCTCGATCTCCAATCTGGGATCTTTCGGGGTGGATGAGTTCACCGCCATCATCAACCCGCCAGGGGCAGCTATTCTGGCATTGGGTCAGACCCGCAAAACCCCGGTGGTCGGCGAGAACGACCAGATCAGGGTAGCCAGCACCATGACCATGAGCCTTTCCTGTGATCACCGGGTGATCGATGGGGCTCTGGCCGGGCGTTTTATCCATGAGCTTACGCGGATGATCGAGTCGCCGGTACGGGTGCTGTTTTAA
- a CDS encoding pyruvate dehydrogenase complex E1 component subunit beta — translation MAEISIREALRQAIDEEMARDDKVFLLGEEVAEYNGPYKVSKGLLDKYGYPRVIDTPIAELGFTGMAVGAAMMGLRPVVEWMTFNFGVLAMDQIINNASKLRHMSGGQISIPMVVRGPNGPAEYLSSQHSQSFESYYAHVPGLKVVFPCTPYDCKGMLKTAIRDDNPVMFMESEMTYGMTGEVPEEEYTIPFGKADIKREGTDVSLITYGKITHMVLAAAEKLAEQGINAEVVDLRSLRPLDEDAIYASVRKTNRAVIIEEAWPIASVGSHVGWLISRNCFDDLDAQVELVASEDVPMPYNHAMELAVQPSIEKIVDAVGRVL, via the coding sequence ATGGCTGAGATTTCGATTCGAGAGGCCCTGCGCCAGGCTATCGACGAGGAGATGGCCCGCGATGACAAGGTTTTCCTGTTGGGGGAAGAGGTGGCCGAGTACAATGGTCCCTACAAGGTCAGCAAGGGGCTGCTGGACAAGTATGGATATCCCCGGGTGATCGATACCCCGATTGCGGAACTCGGGTTTACCGGGATGGCGGTTGGTGCCGCGATGATGGGGCTGCGCCCGGTGGTTGAGTGGATGACCTTCAACTTCGGGGTGCTGGCGATGGATCAGATCATCAATAACGCCAGCAAGCTGCGGCATATGTCCGGGGGACAGATTAGCATTCCCATGGTAGTGCGTGGACCGAACGGACCTGCCGAGTATCTGAGTTCGCAGCACAGTCAGTCGTTCGAGAGCTACTATGCCCATGTTCCCGGATTGAAGGTAGTCTTTCCCTGTACTCCGTATGACTGCAAGGGTATGCTCAAGACCGCGATCCGCGATGATAACCCGGTAATGTTCATGGAGTCCGAGATGACCTACGGCATGACCGGGGAGGTGCCGGAGGAGGAGTACACCATTCCCTTTGGCAAGGCAGATATCAAGCGCGAGGGAACCGATGTCAGTCTGATTACCTACGGCAAGATTACTCACATGGTGCTGGCAGCTGCCGAAAAGCTGGCTGAACAGGGGATTAACGCCGAGGTAGTGGACCTGCGCAGTCTGCGGCCCCTGGACGAGGATGCTATCTATGCCTCGGTTCGCAAAACCAACCGGGCGGTTATAATCGAGGAGGCCTGGCCGATTGCCAGCGTTGGTTCTCATGTTGGCTGGTTGATCAGTCGTAACTGTTTTGACGACCTGGATGCTCAGGTTGAGCTGGTAGCCAGCGAGGATGTGCCAATGCCGTACAACCACGCCATGGAGTTGGCGGTACAGCCAAGCATCGAAAAGATTGTCGACGCAGTCGGCCGTGTACTGTAA
- the pdhA gene encoding pyruvate dehydrogenase (acetyl-transferring) E1 component subunit alpha — MKKERKDELAKLGGELLHTMLYDMLLIRRFEEKSAQMYGLKKIGGFCHLYNGQEGVAVGTAQAMDRDKDYVLTAYRDHGHAIAMGMDPKVVMAELFGKITGCSRGKGGSMHMFDVEKHFLGGNGIVGAQIPIATGVGFYQMYTKSKGATVCFFGDGAIHQGAFHESLNMSRIWELPVIYAVENNGFGMGTSVRRASAIEDFTLKAPGYDMKSATINGMDVVEMYSRMGEILSDARENGQSYLLDVKTYRYKGHSMSDPAKYRTKEELESYKQQDPILLLKADMIDGGYISDEEFKKLDSDIKVRVQESVDFAEESAEPALHTIYEDVLAEAHNG; from the coding sequence ATGAAGAAAGAGCGTAAAGACGAGCTCGCGAAGCTCGGCGGTGAACTGTTGCATACCATGCTGTATGATATGCTGCTGATCCGTCGCTTCGAAGAAAAATCGGCCCAGATGTACGGGCTCAAGAAGATCGGCGGATTCTGTCATCTCTACAATGGACAGGAAGGGGTAGCCGTCGGCACCGCCCAGGCGATGGACCGCGACAAGGATTATGTCCTTACCGCCTATCGCGATCACGGGCATGCCATTGCCATGGGAATGGATCCCAAGGTGGTTATGGCTGAGCTGTTCGGTAAAATAACCGGCTGTTCGCGGGGCAAGGGCGGCTCGATGCACATGTTCGATGTCGAGAAGCATTTTCTGGGCGGCAACGGGATTGTCGGTGCCCAGATACCCATTGCAACCGGTGTCGGGTTCTATCAGATGTATACCAAGTCAAAAGGAGCAACGGTGTGTTTTTTCGGCGATGGCGCTATCCACCAGGGGGCCTTTCATGAGTCGCTGAATATGTCCCGTATCTGGGAGTTGCCGGTTATCTATGCCGTTGAAAATAATGGCTTCGGGATGGGAACCTCGGTACGCCGGGCCAGTGCAATCGAGGATTTCACCCTCAAGGCCCCCGGCTACGACATGAAATCGGCCACCATTAACGGTATGGACGTGGTCGAGATGTACAGTCGCATGGGAGAGATCCTGTCCGATGCCCGCGAGAACGGTCAGTCGTATCTGCTCGATGTGAAAACCTACCGCTACAAGGGGCACTCGATGTCCGACCCGGCCAAATATCGCACCAAGGAGGAACTCGAGTCCTACAAGCAGCAGGATCCGATCCTGCTGCTGAAAGCCGACATGATCGATGGTGGCTACATCAGCGATGAGGAGTTCAAGAAACTTGACAGTGATATCAAGGTCCGGGTGCAGGAGTCGGTTGATTTTGCAGAAGAGAGCGCAGAGCCTGCGCTCCACACGATCTACGAGGATGTATTAGCGGAGGCACATAATGGCTGA
- a CDS encoding pyridoxamine 5'-phosphate oxidase family protein, producing MNDKQQYNALVDIIDEAGVGVLATVDTENRPRVRWMTAATEKSRDGAVFTVSYRNAGKISQLEHNPHTQWLFSAGGKNAIVDGQTHVVDNPAVKAGVMELLGSRLARFWEQDIDPEDIVVLETIVGEVHIQ from the coding sequence ATGAATGACAAGCAGCAGTACAATGCACTGGTGGATATTATCGATGAAGCCGGTGTCGGGGTGTTGGCCACCGTGGATACCGAGAATCGGCCGCGGGTTCGCTGGATGACCGCCGCCACCGAGAAGAGCCGTGACGGTGCCGTGTTCACCGTTTCCTATCGCAATGCCGGAAAGATTTCCCAGCTCGAGCACAACCCGCATACGCAGTGGCTGTTCAGTGCTGGCGGGAAAAACGCTATTGTTGATGGACAGACACATGTAGTGGATAACCCTGCAGTAAAGGCAGGGGTGATGGAGCTGCTGGGCTCCCGCCTGGCACGCTTCTGGGAACAGGATATCGACCCCGAGGATATTGTGGTGCTGGAGACCATAGTCGGGGAAGTACATATTCAATAA
- a CDS encoding RnfABCDGE type electron transport complex subunit D — protein MAKTGLFQKQDVMRRVVYSLIPIFIFSILMYGWRVLTITTVVFVFGILSEYIMERGRKKKVSEAVLVTCALFALSLPPMVPLWIAAVGIVFAVIIGKEVFGGFGRNIFNPAITGRLFVYISFPLALQQTWMAPGWFGTGGAYMVDGVSGPTPLQHVYGGAYAALEGLRGWVAPSAIAAGEAPGLLNLLTGIRPGSLGEGPVILIVLAAVYLIVTKTANWKLIVATFAGATVTAAGFFLGGLIPGLSPASTSFLDFLLYVAMYLMSGSILFVTVFMATDPISGPNKPGAQWVYGFMIGAVSMTVRTFSGFPEGTSFGVMFANTFSPLLDEWFPKPKKKAKKKAAPAKAKPAAAQGAAT, from the coding sequence GTGGCCAAGACAGGTTTATTTCAAAAACAGGATGTGATGCGGCGGGTCGTATATTCGCTGATTCCCATCTTTATTTTCTCGATCCTCATGTACGGCTGGCGCGTCCTGACCATCACCACGGTAGTTTTTGTATTCGGCATACTCTCGGAATACATTATGGAACGCGGTCGCAAGAAAAAGGTCAGCGAGGCAGTGCTGGTAACCTGCGCCCTGTTCGCCCTGTCCCTGCCGCCGATGGTGCCACTGTGGATTGCCGCGGTAGGTATTGTATTCGCCGTGATTATCGGCAAAGAGGTGTTTGGCGGATTCGGGCGCAACATCTTTAATCCCGCGATTACCGGCCGGCTGTTCGTGTACATCTCGTTCCCGCTCGCCTTGCAGCAGACCTGGATGGCCCCAGGCTGGTTCGGCACCGGCGGGGCATACATGGTAGACGGGGTATCCGGCCCCACCCCGCTGCAGCATGTCTATGGAGGGGCGTATGCAGCCCTGGAAGGCCTGCGCGGCTGGGTGGCACCCTCGGCGATCGCAGCCGGCGAGGCCCCGGGGCTGCTGAATCTGCTCACCGGCATCCGACCCGGTTCACTGGGTGAAGGCCCGGTTATCCTGATTGTGCTGGCCGCTGTGTACCTGATTGTTACCAAGACCGCCAACTGGAAGCTTATTGTAGCGACCTTCGCTGGCGCCACGGTAACCGCGGCCGGGTTCTTTCTTGGCGGACTGATTCCAGGACTGAGCCCTGCCAGCACCAGCTTTCTGGACTTCCTGCTGTATGTTGCCATGTACCTGATGTCCGGCTCCATCCTGTTCGTAACGGTATTCATGGCGACCGACCCCATATCCGGTCCCAACAAGCCGGGTGCGCAATGGGTCTACGGTTTCATGATCGGGGCAGTGTCGATGACGGTTCGCACCTTCTCCGGATTTCCGGAAGGCACCAGTTTCGGGGTGATGTTCGCCAACACCTTCTCACCGCTGCTGGATGAATGGTTTCCGAAACCGAAGAAGAAAGCAAAGAAAAAAGCGGCGCCAGCCAAAGCCAAACCGGCTGCCGCACAGGGGGCAGCAACATGA
- a CDS encoding FMN-binding protein — MNKQSVLYTVVFTFLVSFVFVTLLAFSNEATREQVELNNQLARSRAVLNALGIEFASESELLSRFEDLAYDEDSGLFTTEADGQTLHAFEFSGSGLWGPIRGVIAVTANLEKIVGLEIVEHNETPGLGGRIEESGYKQQFRGLIIPDDKTFTLNPAGDSDKDSGQVDSVTGATRTSEAMAGIINTEIRRLSELLGGQS, encoded by the coding sequence ATGAACAAACAGAGCGTACTCTACACGGTAGTGTTCACCTTTCTGGTCAGCTTTGTGTTTGTAACCCTGCTGGCATTCAGCAACGAAGCTACCCGCGAGCAGGTCGAGCTGAACAATCAGCTGGCGCGCAGTCGCGCGGTTCTGAATGCACTCGGCATCGAGTTTGCGTCGGAATCAGAGCTGTTATCGCGATTCGAGGATCTGGCCTATGACGAGGATTCCGGACTGTTTACCACCGAGGCAGACGGACAGACCCTGCATGCCTTCGAGTTCAGCGGTTCCGGACTCTGGGGCCCGATCCGCGGGGTAATCGCGGTTACCGCCAATCTGGAAAAGATTGTCGGGCTGGAGATCGTTGAACACAATGAAACCCCGGGGCTGGGCGGCCGCATCGAGGAGTCTGGCTACAAACAGCAGTTCCGCGGTCTGATCATCCCGGATGATAAAACCTTTACCCTGAACCCTGCCGGCGACTCCGACAAGGACTCCGGTCAGGTAGATTCGGTCACTGGAGCCACCCGTACCAGCGAGGCCATGGCCGGGATCATCAACACAGAGATTCGACGTTTGAGTGAGCTGTTGGGAGGTCAATCATGA